The Planktothrix agardhii NIES-204 genomic interval ATCAATTTGAGTCCCAATCAAGTGCAAAGGTTCCCCTTGTTCACTCCAAAACCCCTGACCTTGACTGCGTACAGATTTATATTGACCGTCTTTACACCGGATACGATATTCTATAATATATTCACTATTTTTCTTGGAAAAATAATCTTTTAGAGCGACTTTAACCAGTTTCAAATCTTGAGGATGAATCCGACTTAACCATTCTTCTCGGGTATTTTTAATCTCATGATCTTGATATCCTAACATGGCTTTCCATTGGGAAGAATATAAAATTTTATTCGTTTTTAAGTTCCAATGATAAATTCCTTCCAGATTTGATTTTAAAGGTTTCGTAACTGGATGATTTGAGGGTAAAGGCAAGGACTCAGGAGAAGATGGAGTTGCTTTTAATACCTGCTGAAATTGATGCTGCCAACTTAATAGGGTATTGTGCATTGATTTGGGTTGGAGAACTTGCAACAATAGGTTTTTAGGGGAGATGAGGGTGACGGGATTATTATGATCATCCACTAAAATTATGGGCAGTTGATAATAATATTTTCTCATTAAGTTTAATGCCGTTTTGAGGGAAACCTGCGATCGCAAAACCAAAGGCGGAGTATTACAAATCGTAATTGCTTTTACAGTTTTTAGATCCAAGCCCAATGCCTGCATGGAAATAATGTCATGGGAAGTCACAACACCCACCCATTTATATTGAGATTGTGTTCTATAAATCTGATCCCCTGTTAACTTAGAATTAGAAGGAGAGGTTTCTGTAATTACAATTTCATCCACACCATAGTTAAACATTAATTCCGTTAATTCTCGTAGAGTTGTCTCCCCCGATGTCGGCACAATTTTAGCAGCGGCAATAGGAGCAAGTTGATTCAGTTTAATTAAATGATCGGGAATAAAAAGATGATCCATAAGTTGTTGGCAACTGGGATGATATTCAGGTAACACCAAATCCGAGTTATCAGATAATTCTGTAGAAATTTCTTCAGAAACAGAGGGTAAATATCTAGCTATTTTTCTAGCTTCTGAATCTCTTAAAGAGAGTTTTAGAATAATTTTAGGACTAATGACCCCGACTAATTTTCCTTGATCATCAACAACTGGAAGCTGTTGAATTTGATGTTTTTCTAATATTCCCATCAGGGTAAATATATCATCAACCTCCGATTCTTTCACCGTGAGAAATGACCGAATCATAATTTGAGAAATTGGAAATCCTCGCAATGTATCTCCAATAGAATTAAGCTGAATAATATCTTGTTCTGTAAAAATTCCGATAATCGTTGGCTTTTGATTGACACTATCATCCGCTTCAATCACAAAAATACAACTAGAATGGGTACTACTCATCAACAAAATCACCTCGGATACAGGGGTTTCCGGTGTTGTGGTGAGGGGATAGCGGTTAATCGCTTGATAGACTGAGGGAATAAACATAGAAGGCTGATTGGGGTTGAGATTTCGGGTGCTAGGGGCCAGAGGTATTGTAGAAGACAAAATCCAGATTGATGTTATCTTTGGAGATTAAACGAGAATCTTTACCTCTATTTTGGCTTCTTAATCGCCTTTAAATTTAAAATTTTTGATGGTATAGCAACCGCCAAGGCAGTTAAGACACCAGACGGATCTTGGAACCCAGACGGTAAAGTGTTTTCCCCCGGTGTTCCCTCCCCCCCAAGCCCCCCGTGCACGGGGGGTTTGGGGGGGCTGTTCCGGTGTTCCGGTGTTCCCTGCTATAACTTGACTGTGGGTTGTTCTGTTTGTCGCTGTTTCCTTGAATTTTTCCCTCTAATACAGGTTTGGTGTCAATCGACAAGGTTCAATCCTTTGTAAAACTTATTGTGCATTTGTTCTATGAAAATTTTAGATTCTCAAGGTCGTCTCTTTGGTAGGATTAGCATTCTCGATTTCGGTGCAGCTTTAGTAATTTTACTGGTGCTGTTTGGGATTTTCTTTTATCCAGGCACATCGGGTTCAGTGGCTCAAGTCGGTGTGACAACCCGCCCCGTGACCATAGATGTTTTGGTGGTAGGACTCAAAAGCAGTAACGCCAAAGAATTATTCAAAACCGGAGAAAAAACTAACTTAATTATTCGGAATCAACCCTATGGTCAAGTTACTTTGAATAAAGTCAATTTTTTACCCAGAATTATCCCCGTGACTCAACCGGATGGCACATTAAAAGCCCTACCTGACCCCACCGCCGATAATCTATTTAATAATAATTTGCTTTTAACCTTAGAAGGAAAAGGTCAAATCACCGAAAATGGCCCAGTTTTAGGCAATATTAAAATCAAAGTGGGTACTACCGTTGAACTTGACGGCAAAAACTACAACTTCAACGGTACAGTCATCGACGTCCGCGTTCAATAAACGGCAAATCCTTTGGGTAATTAATGGGTAATGGGTAATGGGTAATGGGTAATGGGTAATGGGTAATGGGTAATGGGTAATGGGTAATAGTTTACTCCCCCTGCTCCCACTGCCTCCCCTGCCTCCCCTGCTCCCACTGTCCCCTCTGCTCCCGTATACCTTACAATCAAGGTTTGGACGGAATTAATTTCAAACAAACCCATGAGTGTAGCAGACGAGAAAACCGTAGTTCGGGATTATTTTAATAGCACAGGATTTGATCGGTGGAGACGCATCTACGGTGACGGTCAAGTGAATAAGGTGCAACTTGATATCCGTCAAGGACATCAACAAACCGTTGATCAAGTCTTAGAGTGGTTAAAAGCCGATGGTAACCTGCCGGGTTTAAGCATCTGTGACGCGGGATGTGGGGTGGGTAGTTTGAGTATTCCCTTAGCAGAGGCCGGAGCCATCGTCTACGGTAGTGATATTTCCGAAAAAATGGTTGCTGAAGCCTATTATCGGGCAAAAGACCGCCTGAACGTGATCCAGAAACTCAGCTTCACAGCCCAGGATTTAGAAACCCTACAAGGTCGCTATCATACGGTGATTTGTTTGGATGTTTTGATTCATTATCCCCAAAATCAAATTCCTGAGATGATTTCTCATCTGTGTGCCCTAGCCGAATCACGGGTAATTTTGAGTTTTGCTCCTAAAACCTTAGCATTAACTATACTCAAAAAAGTTGGGGAATTATTCCCAGGGCCGAGTAAAACTACTCGTGCTTACCAACATAAAGAAGCGAATATTGTTAAAATTTTTAGTGACAATGGTTTTTCGATTCAACGACAAACTATGATCGGGACTAGCTTCTACTATTCCCGGTTAATTGAAGCAATACGCAATACGGATTAGGAGACACAGAAAAGGGAACAGGCAACAGGCAATAGGCAATAGTTTGCTCCCCCTGCTCCCTGTGTTCCCCCCGCTAATGCGGCTTTAATGGTGTTCCACGCTCTCTCGGTGGGGAGGAAAAACGATGCAGTTCCTGAAGGTAATCACAGCGAGTTTATTAGTTCCGGTGGGAATGGGTTGTTTATTAGCGATCGCCACGGAATTAATGAGTCCTAATTCAACTGCTGATGGTAGACTCAGTATTATTTTAGGGGGATTAATTTTAGGTTTACCTTCCTTGGGAATTGGGGGATGGGTCGCATGGGAATGGTATCAAGAACGCCGTCAAAAAAATCAAGCTCGTTCTCGACGGATTAGTTCTATCTTTTGGCATTTAGTTAAAGTTCAAGGAGGGGAAATTAGTATCCAAAAATTAGCTCAATATACCCATTTATCCCGACTCGAATCTAAATTATTTTTAGATAAAAAATCTCAAGAGTTAAATGGCAAATTTGAACAAAAATCAAACGGTGAAATTATTTATCATTTCCACGTTGATTAGTATTTGTGGTTATTTTTATGATATCGTAGTAGAAACGCTGATAACCTGCGAGACACATCCAGATTTTTAACAAACAAATGGGCAGTGAAACAATTGTTCTTTTATCCAGTCGAGAAATCGAAAAAATGCGCCAAGCCGGACGTCTGGCGGTGCAACTGTTAAATTATCTCGAACCGATGATTAAACCTGGGGTGAGCACCCTAGAACTCAACGATGAAGCCGAAAGCTGGACACAGGAACATGGCGCTCGCAGTGCCCCATTGGGCTATCATGGATTCCCCAAATCAATCTGTACCAGCGTTAATGAAGTCATCTGTCATGGTATCCCCAACGCCAAACAGATTCTCAAAGACGGGGATATTATCAATGTCGATGTTACCCCCATCCTAGACGGCTATTATGGTGATGTGTCTCGCACCTTTTTTGTGGGGACGCCTTCGGCCATTGCCCAAAAATTAGTCGAAGTCACAGAAGAATGTTTAAGGCGAGGAATTGAAGCCGTTAAACCCGATGGACGGGTGGGGGATATTGGGGCAGCTATTCAAGAATATGCCGAAGCCCAGGGCTTTTCCGTCGTCCGGGATTTTGTCGGTCATGGGGTGAATACGGTATTTCATACCGCCCCCCAAATTCCCCACTATGGAAAACGGGGAAAAGGAAAACGTCTACGTCCGGGGATGGTCTTTACCATCGAACCCATGATTAATGAAGGGACTTGGGAAGCCAAAGTCCTAGAAGATGGTTGGACGGCTATCACCAAGGATCAAAAACTCTCCGCCCAATTTGAACATACCGTTGCGGTTACAGAAACAGGTGTGGAGATTCTCACCCTAGCAGACTAAGTGGATGTTACTTATTAACCCCTAAAAATCTATGAGCCCTCTCCAAAAAACTTATGTCCTTAAACTCTATGTGGCTGGAAATACGCCTAATTCAGTCAGGGCGTTAAAAACCCTGAAAGACATCTTAGAACAGGAATTTCAAGGGGTTTATGCCTTAAAAGTGATTGATGTGCTTAAAAATCCTCAACTGGCGGAGGAAGACAAAATTTTGGCAACCCCTACCCTCTCCAAAATTTTACCTCCCCCGGTGCGGAAAATTATTGGGGATCTGTCCGATCGCGAAAAAGTCTTAATTGGGCTTGATCTTCTTTACGAAGAACTAATGGATGAATGAAACTAGCCGATACTTTTTTGCTAACGTTTGTTAACAAATACATAAGTCAAGATGTTCTCTCAACCAAGGCGTATCAACCAATGCACGAAAGAAAATCCCTCAAGTTCCGGTATTTACCCCTATACAATAGTTTCTCAATTTGATCACCCCATCTCCCGCCTTTGTAGGTTGGCTTGGCGGGGGAGTGTCAATGTTCCAGATTTTGTGGTAAATGTAGCATTATTATCAGCTACGTTTTTTAAAATTTAAAATTTATGACTGAAAGTTCTCAGGATATCGAAAGTAATGAACGCAAACTAACCGGGGTGCAAAAAATCCGCACCATGATAGAGGGATTTGATGATATTAGTCATGGGGGAATGCCTATTGCTAGAGCTACTCTAGTTAGCGGAACGTCAGGTACCGGAAAAACCTTATTTGCAGTTCACTTTCTCTACAACGGAATTGTCTATTTTGATGAACCAGGGATTTTTATTACCTTTGAAGAATCACCCACAGATATTATTAAAAACGCTTCTAGTTTTGGATGGGATCTGCAAAAATTAATTGATGAAGGGAAACTATTTATCTTAGATGCTTCTCCCGACCCAGAAGGACAGGATATAGTCGGAAATTTTGACCTATCTGCATTAATTGAACGGATTCAATATGCTATTCGTAAATATAAAGCTAGACGAGTATCAATTGATTCAGTAACGGCTGTCTTCCAACAATATGATGGTGCTGGAGTGGTGAGACGGGAGATTTTTCGACTGGTGGCGCGACTGAAACAGGTGGGAGCCACTACGATTATGACAACGGAACGAGAGGCTGAATATGGCCCCGTGGCTCGGTTTGGGGTGGAAGAATTTGTCTCCGATAATGTCGTAATTTTGAGAAATGCTTTAGAAGGAGAACGACGTCGGCGCACGGCGGAAATTCTGAAATTACGGGGAACAACCCACATGAAAGGGGAATATCCGTTTACGATTACTAATGATGGAATTAGTATTTTTCCCTTGGGTGCGATGCGACTTACCCAACGCTCGTCTAATGTTAGGGTTTCTTCTGGGAATACAACCCTGGACAAAATGTGTGGGGGTGGTTTCTTCAAAGATTCGATTATTCTGGCGACCGGAGCCACGGGAACAGGTAAAACTTTATTAGTTAGTATTTTTCTGGAAAATGCCTGTAGAAATGGTCAACGAGCTCTGTTATTTGCCTATGAAGAATCCCGATCTCAATTATTTAGAAATGCGAGTTCCTGGGGAATTGATTTTGAAGAAATGGAAAGCAAAGGATTACTGAAAATTTTATGTAGTTATCCTGAATCTACTGGTTTAGAAGATCATTTGCAAATTATTAAATCGGAAATTTCTGAGTTTAAACCTGATCGAATTGCGATTGATTCCTTATCAGCTTTAGCGCGAGGGGTGAGTAATAACGCCTTCCGTCAATTTGTGATTGGGGTGACTGGTTATGCTAAACAAGAGGAAATTACGGGATTTTTCACCAATACAACCGATCAATTTATGGGGTCTAATTCTATTACGGATTCCCATATTTCAACGATTACCGATACCATTTTGATGCTACAATATGTGGAAATTCGTGGGGAAATGTGTCGGGCGTTGAATGTGTTTAAAATGCGGGGTTCCTGGCATGATAAAGGGATTAGAGAATATACTATTAGTGAGAATGGCCCGGTAATTACGGATTCTTTCCGTGATTATGAACGGATTATTAGTGGTTCTCCTAGCCGAATTTCTGTTAATGAAAAGAATGAATTATCTCGAATTATTCAAGGAGTTCAAGGGAGAATTGATTTGGATGAATAAGTTGTTAAGGATTTCAACTATAGCTATCCCAAATAGTTTGTAATAATACAACTGAAGGGAACACCGGAACAGGCAATAGGCAATAGGCAATAGGTAATAGAAAGAGTTTACCTCCCCTGCTCCCCCTGCCTTGGCGACTGCTATATTATCCCCCTTCGTAATTCCCTATTCCCTATTCCCTATTCCCTGTTCCCTATTCCCTGTTCCCTATTCCCTGTTCGGATTAATACCTAAAATGCGTTGGTTTCACCGAATTATAGTTCTATTTTTCAGTATCCTGATTTTTACTTGGGGAAATATAACCCCCCTAGGGGCTGAAAATCAATCCCTATCTTCTGATCTGGATACCTTACTTGAGCAAGCATTTACCGCGACTCAAAAGGGTCAGTTTTCCCAAGCAGAAACCTACTGGACTGAAATTATTGATCAATATCCTGAAAATCCGGCGATGTGGAGTAATCGAGGCAATATTAGAGTTAGTCAAAATCAACTAAATCCGGCGATTTCTGACTATAATCAGTCCATAGAATTAGCACCGAGTTTTCCCGACTCCTATTTAAACCGAGGGGTGGCTTATGAAGGTTTAGGAGAGTGGGAAAAAGCGATCGCCGACTATAATAAAGTATTAGAAATTAACCCTAATGATCCTGTGGCTTATAATAATCGGGGCAATGCGGAAGCTGGATTAGAAAACTGGTCAGCAGCCCTTTTAGATTATCAGACCGCCAGTGATTTAGATAAAAATTATTCCTTTGCGCGGGGAAATTATGCTTTAACATTATATCAATTAGGAGAAACTGAATTAGCCCTAAAAACCATGAAAAATCTAGTGCGTAAATATCCTAATTTTGCCGATATGCGTGCCGCCCTAACAGCCTGTTTATGGGATATTGGTAAACCAGGAGAAGCGGAAAGTAATTGGGTAGCTGTGGTGGGACTGGATGCTCGATATAAAAATATTAATTGGGTGAAAACCGTTAGACGGTGGCCGCCAAAATTAGTCACCGCGTTAAATAATTTTCTAAATTTGAAATAAACTTGATCAAGTTGTTGGGCTTGGTGCCCATTCTTCTAGGGTCTAAAGCCCAACAACGAACCTAAAACGCTATGCTTAAATTACGATTTATCAGCGCAACGGTTTTACCCCTAACTTGCTATGCGGCTGCAACGCCAATTCAACGGACAAACCATCACTCTCGATACCCACACCCCTCTAGGGAGTGGGGGGGAAGGGCGCATCTATGGCATATTAGAAGATCCGAATTTAGTTGCCAAAATCTACCATAAACCCAACGAGGAAGACGCCGAAAAACTCACGGTTATGTATAACTATCCCCCGGCAACGGCGATGGTTTCCCCGGAGATGACGGCGATCGCTTGGCCCGTTGACCTGCTCCATACCGCCGACAATAAGCGCCAAATTGTCGGTTATTTAATGCCCCGGGTGCATAAAGCTACCCCAATTCATATTTTTTATACCCCTAAAAGTCGCCGGGAACAAAAGCCTTTATTTAACTATTTATATCTCCATCGTACCGCGCGTAATTTAGTCGCTTCCGTTGCCGATTTACATAGTAGTGGATATATTATTGGTGACGTCAATGAATCTAATATTTTAGTTAGTGATACCGCCTTAGTTACTCTGGTGGATACCGACTCCTTTCAAGTTAGAGATCCCGATACCGGGTTAATTTATCGCTGTCCCGTGGGAAAAGCCGAATTTACCCCCCCAGAACTCCAGGGACAAGCCTTTCGGGAATTAAACCGTACCCCAGAACAGGATCGGTTTGGACTGGCGGTATTAATATTTCTGTTATTGATGGAGGGGACTCACCCCTTTTCCGGGGTCTATCAGGGCAGTGGCGACCCTCCAGCCATTGAGTCTAGGGTGCGGGCGGGTCATTTTGTCTATGGCACAAAACAGGTTCCCTATCAACCCATGCCCTATGCTCCTCCTTTTGAAATCTTGTATCCAAAATTGCAACAATTATTTATTCAATGTTTTGAAACTGCATATAATAATCCTCAAGCTAGACCCGATGCGAAAACTTGGTTAATAGTATTAAAAGAAGCCGAAGCGAATTTAATTACCTGTAATCAACAATCAGAACATCGTTATGGTAATCATTTAAGCCATTGTCCTTGGTGTGATCGCACAGAAAAATTAGGTGGGCGCGACCCCTTTCCTTCCCGTCTAGCCGTCAAACAAAAACAGAATTTACAACCCCTAAAACGCAAACGTAAACGAGTTTTAAATAATAAACCTATTCCGGTTAATAATCGTCCTTTATTCACTCCGCCAAACCGTTCTATTTTTGCTCAACCTACAGCTAAAAAAACCTTGGTTTTGCCCCAAGCTCCTAATTTTTATCTCCAAAATTTATTAGGTAATATATTTGAAGGAGTTGTCTTAGGCGGGTTGTGGGGAACGTCAGTTTTATCAGCAATTATTGCCCTAATTGTTGCTTTTGTGCAAGGAAAAGAAGCAATTATTGGCGGGTTAATGGTGGGGGCAATGTGGGGGGCATTTATAGGGATAGTAATTAGTGTGTATCTCCCTCCACCGGGGGGATTAAACCGAGTATTGGCGTTAATTGTGGGGGGCTGGTCAGGGATTTTTGTGGCGGCGGTAATTGCCGGATTAATTTTAGGAGTATGGAACACCGAACCCCTAATTGGTCAAACCTTAATGTGGGGGGCTTTAATGGGCATGGTTTGGGGTGCGGTTTGGCATTTATTTAAACCTCCTTTATCCTTACCTCATATTGGACGGTTGTGGGGAAGACGTGGGGCATTTGTTGGGGGAGTTTGGGGGTCATATTTAGGAACTTTAGGGGGAATTTGTTTAGGGATTTTAGCCGTAGGTTGGCAACAATTTGAACAGACTAATTCTAATATTAATTCTACCTCAAATTCTTCGGAAATTGCCCTAAGAATAATGGCAACGGCGATTGTGGCGGCGGGTGTGGGAACTATTGGTGGAAGTTTGGCCGGAGGGTTATTTGGAACTGTTGGAGGCGCTCCCAGTTTGCCTTTATCCCTAAATTTATATGGACGAAGGGGAGCTTTTATTGGGGCAATTTGGGGTAATTTTTTAGGGGCAATTTCTGGAGCAGGTTTAGGAGTTTTAGCCGCAACAAGTTTTGCTAATTTTTTAGATACTTCTGCAACAACAGGCACAACTTCTTTATTAATTGGTTCAATTATTGTATCGGCTGGAATTGGCAGTATTTGGGGGATGATTTCCGGTTTAATTTGGGGAGCTTTTGGCAAACTTTAAGGGTTGTTGTTGTTTGTTAGTCTAAGTGTTAATTCTATTGAAAGTTTTATCAGGAATATGAATCACTAAAAATGCGATCGCATCTTGATGATCACTATCGCTTAAAATTGTTTCTAGGGAACTGGGAACTGGAATTTCATCTCCATCAGCAACCATTAAATTAATATGACCTATTAAGGCTTCTTGAGCTATAATTTGTGTGGCTTCTATAGTTTCTTCCGCAGTAATACAACCCGGAAAATCATAAAACTGCACTCCATAATCACTGTCAGTATCTTTATGAACAGTAGCAATATAATAAGTCATTGTATCATTTTCTCAATTAGCAACTGCATCTGGATCATCACCAGTCCTTAAAATCATTTCTAACCAATTGACAACCACAATACTCATTTTAAGGTATAATGATTCTAAATCACTTCCAAAAACCTCAATCATTCAGGTTTGGGTTGAGAGGATAAAAAATTATTGTTTAATTTGTATTGTGTTTGAAATTGGGGTTATTGATATGAACACAGGAATTTTAGCATCTATTAGAGGGATGGCAAGTTCACCCACTATTGCACCAACTCGCTCTCGTCAAACTGTTAATCAAACCTATCCTAATTATAAAGTCATTGTCTTGAACGATGATTTTAATACCTTTGAACACGTTTCTAATTGTTTGATGAAATATATTCCTGGGATGACCGCCGATAGCGCCTGGGAATTAACAAATCAAGTCCATTATGAAGGTCAAGCGACGGTATGGGTTGGCCCCCAAGAACAAGCGGAATTATATCATCAACAATTAAGTCGAGAAGGGTTAACAATGGCGCCTTTAGAAAAGGCTTAATATTGATTAAAATTAACGGGATTTGATAGTATAAAATACCTAATCTATGTCAATACCAGGTCTAATTCCTAGTAATGACGATCAATCACATTTTGGGGAAATGCTAACTCATTAGGGTTTTACAGATTGCGATCGCACCCTTTGACTCCATTGATTTAAAAAAGTCTCATAGGCGTGATTAATTCTTTGCATAACAGCGATCGCTTCTGATTTAATGTTATGATCAGGATGATATTGTTTTGCTAATTAATAATAGGCTGGTTGAAATGGATTTACAGTTATCTTTATTTACCCCTACACAAACAGAATCTAATGCTAAAAAACAAAAAACAGCAAAATTAGGTCGCTATGAAAAACTTCAACAGCAACTATTAACAACTCAACGTGATCCCTATCAAGTTTTTATTGATATTGACAATCAGCCTGTATCCTCATTTAACTATAACTTTATCGATCTTTTTTGTGGTGCAGGGGGATTTACTCAAGGTTTAGTTCAAGCAAAATTTAATCCTGTAGCTAGTATTGAAATTAATTCTATTGCTTCAGCCACTCATCAAAAGAATTTTCCAAGTTGTAATCATTTTTGTGGTGATATTCATGAATTCAATGCAATAAAATCTTTGGAAAAATTGCATTTCCCCCCGATTCATCTTGTTGTGGGTGGCCCTCCCTGTCAAGGATTTTCTGTTGCTGGAAAACGAAACCCCGATGATCCCAGAAATAACTTATTTAAACAGTTTATTCGTGTTGTTTCCGAAATTCTGCCTTGGTACGTTGTGATGGAAAATGTACCGGGTATTCTAACCCTGAAAAATGGAAAAATTAAACAAGAAGTATTTGAACAATTTCAAGCCATAGGTTACTCAAATATTTCAGTTGTTATTCTTGAATCTGCTGCCTATGGAGTCCCTCAAATTCGACCGAGAGCGATATTTATTGCCAATCGATTTGGACTCCAAAACCCTTATCCTAAACCTCAACTTTTACCCGAACAATATCAACCGATTGAATCCGCTATTTGTGATCTTCCTGAGTATACACCTATTCCTGAAATTAATCATGAATGGACTCGCCATTCTCCTGAATATATGCAGCGAATTGCACAAGTTCCCCCCGGCGGTTCTCTCTATGAAACTTATGTTGATGCGTTCAAACGTCAATATTCAGGTAAACCTAGTATGACGATTAAAGAAAATCACGGTGGAACTCATATTCACCCTTATCTTAATCGAGTAATTTCTGACCGACACATCCTTTCTCGGCTTCCGAACCCGATTGAGGAATATTATCCAGCCATTTATCATTCCCAAAATACCAAAATTCGAGTCCTAATGGTTTTCCTCGGTTTCCTGTTTCAATACATTTCTCGCAACTTCTCGACTTTAAAAGATTATGATTTCCAGAACTATCTTTTTTGAGAAGTTGGAATTTATTCCTTATTTCAGTTTCACTCATATTAACATTATGATTCGGTTCACTTTTACCCCAACGTTCCATTAATAAATCGAAAACTTTATACTGTGATGAGCCTAATTTCAGTTTGGATTTTAAACTTTCTGCTAATTCTTGGTTCACTCCACATTCCTCATCTCTGTTTCTAAGTTCTCAAGCAGTTCTGAAACAGTAATATTCAAACCACTAGCAAGAGAAACTAGAACCGTCAAAGAAGGGTTTCTTACGCCCCTTTCTAGTCCAGATATATAGGTTCGATCTAGGTGAGAACGTAACCCTAACTCCTCTTGAGAAATTCTGATAGACATTCGATATTGTCTAATCAAAATTCCTAAAGCCTTTAAAACTTGTGTTTTAGACTGTTCCATGAAATTATGATCCCCTTTCATAGACGATCAGTCTACGGACGATCAGTCACATTTTGGGCAAATGCTAACTCATTAGGGTTTTACAGATTGCGATCGCACCCGTTGATTCCATTCATTTAAAAAAGTCTCATAGGCGTGATTAATTCTTTGCATGACTGCGATCGCTTCTGATTTAATGTTATGATCAGGATGATACAATTTTGCTAATTGATAATAGGCTTGTTTGACTTGATTAGGTGTTGCCTGGGGATGTACTCCTAATACTTGCCACCAATTTTGATAACATTCAGATGCAATTAATTCCGGTAAACTCAATTGTTGATACCACAGTTGTAAAATACCCTTTTTGCTTCCACTAACCAATCTTTGACCATCGGCACTAAAGGCAACGGGAGAAAAACCGGAGAGCGTTTGCAATAATTCTCCTGTTTTCCAATTCCATAATTTAACCGTTTGATCGACACTTCCACTCGCCAAAATTTTGCTATTGGGACTCAAAGCTATAGAAAAAATAGCGGCGGAATGTCCGGTTAATGTCCGAATTAATTGCTGATTTTTCCAATCCCAGACTTTAATTGTATTGTCTGTACTCGCACTGATTAAAATTTGATCATTAGGAGTGAATAAAATCGAAGTCACCAAGTTAGAATGTCCGGTTAAAATAATAGGATTTTTATGGGTTTGGATATTCCAAATTCTAATAGTTTGATCAGCACTACCACTGGCTACAAATTGACCTTTAGAACAGATAGCTACAGACCAAACTCCATCAGTATGTCCGTTTAAAATTCGTTTAGATTGTCCGGTTTTAAAATACCAAAGTCTAACGGTTTTATCGCTACTTCCACTAATTAAAATTTGATTGTCGGGACTAAATACAAGGGACGTAATAATTCCCATATTTTTTTCAGGAAAATTCAGATCCAATAAAGTTCGATTCAGTTGTCGAGTCTGAAAATTCCAGAGGGTAATTCGACCATTAACACTCCCCGTGGCAACGATTTCTGAATTAGGACTAATGGCAACGGAATACATCTCATAGGGCATAAACCAAGTATATTTTTTCTTAATTGTATTAACATCCCAAATATGAATATTGCGATCATCACTAGCACTGATCAAAGTTTGACCATCAGGACTAAAAGCCACCGCATGAATTGAATCTTGATGTCCGGCTAAACGTTGTGTTT includes:
- a CDS encoding Mg-protoporphyrin IX methyl transferase, producing the protein MSVADEKTVVRDYFNSTGFDRWRRIYGDGQVNKVQLDIRQGHQQTVDQVLEWLKADGNLPGLSICDAGCGVGSLSIPLAEAGAIVYGSDISEKMVAEAYYRAKDRLNVIQKLSFTAQDLETLQGRYHTVICLDVLIHYPQNQIPEMISHLCALAESRVILSFAPKTLALTILKKVGELFPGPSKTTRAYQHKEANIVKIFSDNGFSIQRQTMIGTSFYYSRLIEAIRNTD
- a CDS encoding methionine aminopeptidase, with the translated sequence MGSETIVLLSSREIEKMRQAGRLAVQLLNYLEPMIKPGVSTLELNDEAESWTQEHGARSAPLGYHGFPKSICTSVNEVICHGIPNAKQILKDGDIINVDVTPILDGYYGDVSRTFFVGTPSAIAQKLVEVTEECLRRGIEAVKPDGRVGDIGAAIQEYAEAQGFSVVRDFVGHGVNTVFHTAPQIPHYGKRGKGKRLRPGMVFTIEPMINEGTWEAKVLEDGWTAITKDQKLSAQFEHTVAVTETGVEILTLAD
- the kaiB_1 gene encoding circadian clock protein KaiB, coding for MSPLQKTYVLKLYVAGNTPNSVRALKTLKDILEQEFQGVYALKVIDVLKNPQLAEEDKILATPTLSKILPPPVRKIIGDLSDREKVLIGLDLLYEELMDE
- the kaiC gene encoding circadian clock protein KaiA, with amino-acid sequence MTESSQDIESNERKLTGVQKIRTMIEGFDDISHGGMPIARATLVSGTSGTGKTLFAVHFLYNGIVYFDEPGIFITFEESPTDIIKNASSFGWDLQKLIDEGKLFILDASPDPEGQDIVGNFDLSALIERIQYAIRKYKARRVSIDSVTAVFQQYDGAGVVRREIFRLVARLKQVGATTIMTTEREAEYGPVARFGVEEFVSDNVVILRNALEGERRRRTAEILKLRGTTHMKGEYPFTITNDGISIFPLGAMRLTQRSSNVRVSSGNTTLDKMCGGGFFKDSIILATGATGTGKTLLVSIFLENACRNGQRALLFAYEESRSQLFRNASSWGIDFEEMESKGLLKILCSYPESTGLEDHLQIIKSEISEFKPDRIAIDSLSALARGVSNNAFRQFVIGVTGYAKQEEITGFFTNTTDQFMGSNSITDSHISTITDTILMLQYVEIRGEMCRALNVFKMRGSWHDKGIREYTISENGPVITDSFRDYERIISGSPSRISVNEKNELSRIIQGVQGRIDLDE
- a CDS encoding TPR domain protein, which translates into the protein MRWFHRIIVLFFSILIFTWGNITPLGAENQSLSSDLDTLLEQAFTATQKGQFSQAETYWTEIIDQYPENPAMWSNRGNIRVSQNQLNPAISDYNQSIELAPSFPDSYLNRGVAYEGLGEWEKAIADYNKVLEINPNDPVAYNNRGNAEAGLENWSAALLDYQTASDLDKNYSFARGNYALTLYQLGETELALKTMKNLVRKYPNFADMRAALTACLWDIGKPGEAESNWVAVVGLDARYKNINWVKTVRRWPPKLVTALNNFLNLK
- a CDS encoding ATP-dependent Clp protease adaptor protein ClpS, producing MNTGILASIRGMASSPTIAPTRSRQTVNQTYPNYKVIVLNDDFNTFEHVSNCLMKYIPGMTADSAWELTNQVHYEGQATVWVGPQEQAELYHQQLSREGLTMAPLEKA